In Pungitius pungitius chromosome 2, fPunPun2.1, whole genome shotgun sequence, a single window of DNA contains:
- the LOC119211393 gene encoding uncharacterized protein LOC119211393 isoform X1 yields MNPRDSAGGAIMVSLKEELLKALRDLKEEEFEEFKWWMKEDEIVEGYTGLPMEKVEKAIRTTMVDLMVQKYSGPGARKITAKILEKVGRNDLVQRFQNTSNDVTQEEKTERKNPDLKWVQQYAVDVTLDPDTVHPHLVLSADRKQVYHSDVRKTLPDHPKRFTRCVNVLGKQGFSLRRFYFEVQVKQKTAWALGVAKESINRKVRVKADPENGYWTLMMTAGEEYRVNSDDPIHLRLSCPLQKVGVFVDHEEGVVSFYDVEAAVHLYSFTGCSFTEKLYPFFTPFTNNGGENSAPLIISPVNQHLKTHFVTDQTEDYEKKKTELMSVQQFAVEVTLDPDTAHPNLILSGDGKQVYHGDLRKILPDTPERFYRCVNVLGEPGFSSGKFYFEVQVEHKTEWTVGVARESIERKGGITLGPGFGFWTICLDDEEYEAVDKPLVRLSLDHPVRKVGVFVDYEEGLVSFYNVDSADHLYSFSGCFFTEKLYPFFSPCTNGGGRNSAPLIISPVKKQVFGGKKEYEKRKAELQRVRQFAVEVTLDPDTAHPALILWDDRKQVSCGDVYKNLPDNDKRFKKCVNILGKESFSSGRFYFEVQVKGKTAWTVGVAKESINRAKSVVLSTQNGYWTLWLKNADEYEANDSPTVDLSLSRRIQKVGVFVDYEEGLVSFYDVDGAVHLYSFTGCSFTEKLYPFFSPSTNDEGLNSAPLTISPVPPSSQKEDGEKKAKLMSVQEFAVEVTLDPDTAHPSLILSGDGKQVYHGNVRKILPDTPARFYKCVNVLGEQTFSSGKFYFQVQVKNKNAWTLGVVKESIDRKGGIQLCPKKGFWTIWLRNGEYMANDVSVVKLSPNQPPQKVGVFVDCEERLVSFYDVDAQDLLYSFTSCSFSEKLVPYLSPCTNDDGINSAPLIVCPVN; encoded by the exons ATGAACCCGAGGGACTCGGCAGG GGGAGCCATAATGGTGTCACTTAAAGAGGAGCTCTTGAAAGCTCTACGGGACTTAAAAGAAGAGGAGTTTGAGGAATTCAAGTGGTGGATGAAGGAGGATGAAATCGTGGAGGGCTATACAGGCCTCCCAATGGAGAAAGTGGAGAAAGCAATAAGGACGACCATGGTGGATCTGATGGTCCAGAAGTATAGCGGACCCGGAGCCAGGAAGATCACCGCAAAGATTTTAGAAAAGGTTGGCAGAAATGATCTGGTGCAGCGATTCCAAAATACCAGCAACG atgttacCCAAGAAGAAAAGACTGAAAGAAAGAACCCAGATTTAAAGTGGGTCCAGCAGTACGCAGTGGATGTGACTCTGGACCCTGACACGGTCCATCCTCATCTCGTCCTGTCCGCTGACAGGAAACAAGTATATCACAGCGATGTGAGGAAGACGCTACCGGACCACCCCAAGCGATTTACCAGATGTGTGAACGTCTTAGGGAAGCAGGGTTTCTCTTTAAGAAGATTTTACTTTGAGGTTCAGGTAAAACAAAAGACTGCCTGGGCTTTGGGAGTGGCCAAGGAGTCAATCAACAGAAAGGTACGTGTCAAGGCGGACCCAGAGAACGGCTACTGGACCCTAATGATGACGGCTGGAGAGGAGTATAGAGTCAACAGTGATGATCCCATTCATCTCCGTCTGAGTTGCCCCCTTCAGAAAgtgggggtgtttgtggatCATGAAGAGGGCGTGGTCTCCTTTTATGACGTAGAGGCCGCAGTTCATCTCTACTCCTTTACCGGCTGCTCCTTCACCGAGAAGCTCTACCCCTTCTTCACTCCTTTCACTAACAATGGCGGTGAAAACTCAGCCCCTCTGATCATCTCTCCCGTCAACCAACATCTGAAAACGCATTTCGTCACCGATCAAACAGAAGATTATGAAAAGAAGAAGACCGAGCTTATGAGCGTGCAGCAGTTCGCGGTGGAGGTGACTCTGGATCCTGACACGGCGCATCCCAACCTCATCTTGTCTGGTGACGGGAAGCAAGTATACCACGGCGACTTGAGGAAGATTCTACCGGACACCCCGGAGAGATTCTACAGATGCGTCAACGTCTTGGGGGAGCCGGGTTTCTCATCTGGAAAATTTTACTTCGAGGTTCAGgttgaacacaaaactgaatgGACAGTAGGAGTGGCCAGAGAGTCGATTGAAAGGAAGGGAGGAATCACACTTGGTCCTGGCTTTGGTTTCTGGACCATTTGTTTGGATGATGAAGAATATGAGGCCGTTGATAAGCCCTTAGTCCGTCTCTCCCTGGATCACCCTGTGCGGAAGGTAGGGGTGTTTGTGGATTACGAGGAGGGCCTGGTCTCCTTTTACAATGTAGATAGCGCTGATCATCTCTACTCCTTTAGTGGCTGCTTCTTCACCGAGAAGCTCTACCCGTTCTTCAGTCCCTGTACGAACGGTGGCGGTAGAAACTCAGCCCCACTGATTATCTCGCCTGTCAAAAAACAAGTGTTTGGTGGGAAGAAAGAATATGAAAAGAGGAAGGCTGAGCTTCAGAGGGTGCGGCAGTTTGCGGTGGAGGTGACTCTGGATCCCGACACAGCTCATCCCGCTCTCATCCTGTGGGATGATAGAAAGCAAGTAAGCTGCGGGGATGTTTATAAAAACCTCCCGGACAACGATAAGAGGTTTAAAAAATGCGTTAACATCTTAGGAAAGGAAAGTTTCTCTTCAGGAAGATTTTACTTTGAAGTTCAGGTTAAGGGAAAGACCGCCTGGACCGTGGGAGTGGCCAAAGAGTCGATCAACAGAGCAAAAAGCGTCGTGCTGAGTACTCAAAATGGTTACTGGACACTGTGGTTGAAGAACGCAGATGAGTACGAGGCTAACGATAGCCCAACAGTGGATCTCTCTCTGAGTCGCCGCATTCAGAAGGTGGGGGTGTTCGTGGATTACGAGGAGGGCCTGGTCTCCTTTTACGATGTAGATGGCGCGGTGCATCTCTACTCCTTCACCGGCTGCTCCTTCACAGAGAAGCTCTACCCCTTCTTCAGTCCCTCTACCAATGACGAAGGTTTAAACTCCGCCCCTCTGACCATTTCTCCCGTCCCTCCCAGTAGtcaaaaagaagatggagaaaagaaGGCCAAGCTGATGAGCGTCCAGGAGTTCGCGGTGGAAGTGACTCTGGATCCCGACACGGCTCATCCCAGCCTCATCCTGTCTGGTGACGGTAAGCAAGTATACCACGGCAATGTGCGGAAGATTCTGCCGGACACCCCCGCGAGGTTCTATAAATGCGTGAACGTCTTGGGGGAGCAGACCTTCTCGTCTGGAAAATTTTACTTCCAGGTACAGGTTAAAAACAAGAACGCCTGGACCTTGGGAGTTGTTAAAGAGTCAATTGACAGGAAGGGAGGAATTCAGCTATGTCCCAAAAAGGGCTTCTGGACGATTTGGCTGAGGAACGGGGAGTACATGGCCAACGATGTATCAGTAGTGAAACTCTCCCCGAATCAACCTCCTCAGAAGGTGGGAGTGTTTGTGGATTGTGAGGAGCGTCTGGTCTCCTTTTACGACGTCGATGCTCAAGATCTTCTCTACTCCTTCACCAGCTGCTCCTTCTCAGAGAAGCTTGTTCCTTACTTAAGTCCCTGCACCAACGACGATGGTATAAACTCCGCCCCCTTGATCGTCTGTCCCGTCAATTGA
- the tmem19 gene encoding transmembrane protein 19: MTSESDVLMKEYLKMVTDMIVLCATLALSLSFWMISIAISSYYGTLQPVSPWRWLFSILVPLMLTARGMKRQSLSYSGALGALLVGFVLTMANYSFFSALLAFFITSTKLTRWGGAHKRKLDAEYKEGGQRNWIQVFCNGGVPTELALLYMIEVGPGEMAIDFSRQYTASWMCLSLLGALACSCGDTWASEVGPVLSQSQPRLITTWKEVPAGTNGGVTTVGLVASFLGGLVVGGAYYATQLLLVNDLDLVNPQWPIVVYGGAAGLVGSLLDSFLGAHMQYSGYDASIGKVVSYQSATTRRICGKPILDNNAVNLFSSVLVALVLPGLAWGMWPR, from the exons ATGACTTCTGAGAGTGACGTGTTGATGAAAGAGTACCTCAAGATGGTGACCGACATGATCGTGCTGTGCGCCACGCTGGCTCTCTCCCTGTCCTTCTGGATGATCTCCATCGCCATCAGCAGCTACTACG GAACACTGCAGCCTGTGTCGCCGTGGCGATGGTTGTTCTCCATCTTGGTTCCCCTCATGCTGACGGCCAGAGGGATGAAGAGACAAAGTCTGAGCTACTCTGGAGCGCTGGGGG CTCTGCTCGTCGGCTTCGTGCTGACGATGGCCAACTACAGCTTCTTCTCCGCCCTGCTGGCCTTCTTCATCACCTCCACCAAGCTCacccgctgggggggggcgcacaagAGGAAGCTGGACGCCGAGTACAAAGAAG GCGGCCAGAGGAACTGGATCCAGGTGTTCTGTAACGGAGGAGTCCCCACAGAGCTCGCCCTGCTCTACATGATCGAG GTGGGCCCAGGTGAGATGGCCATCGACTTCAGCCGGCAGTACACGGCCTCCTGGATGTGCCTCTCTCTTCTGGGCGCGCTGGCCTGCAGCTGCGGGGACACCTGGGCCTCGGAGGTGGGACCCgtcctcagccaatcacagcccaGACTCATCACCACCTGGAAGGAAGTCCCGGCAG GCACAAACGGAGGCGTCACCACCGTGGGACTGGTGGCCAGTTTCCtgggggggctggtggtgggcggggcttactacGCCACGCAGCTCCTGCTGGTGAACGACCTGGACCTGGTGAACCCCCAGTGGCCCATCGTGGTGTACGGGGGCGCGGCCGGCCTGGTGGGCTCGTTGCTGGACTCCTTCCTGGGGGCTCACATGCAGTACTCGG GCTACGACGCCAGCATCGGGAAGGTGGTGAGCTACCAGTCGGCCACCACGCGGCGCATCTGTGGGAAGCCCATCCTGGACAACAACGCCGTCAACCTGTTCTCCTCCGTCCTGGTGGCGCTGGTTCTGCCCGGCCTGGCCTGGGGGATGTGGCCCCGATAG
- the LOC119211396 gene encoding tetraspanin-8-like, protein MAVNKCVKFLLFFFNLLFWLSGCIILGVSIYLKVDKDQNVITNEAIPGIDLMIAIGVIIMMLGFLGCWGAIRENRCMLLMFFISLLVIFILLLAAGILGAVEGKKVKDWVKQRLDKLTPLSSQPANVRDDLEKLQAKLKCCGLANGPADWDVTPPSCRCNATVPECLSGVYSTPCSTQLITLTEKNMEVVLGIAFAIAILLIFGIVFSMVLYCQIGRKDAISTA, encoded by the exons ATGGCTGTGAATAAATGTGTCaagttcctcctcttcttcttcaaccTGCTTTTCTGG ctgagtGGTTGCATCATCCTCGGCGTCTCCATCTACCTGAAGGTGGACAAGGATCAAAATGTG ATCACCAATGAGGCGATCCCGGGCATCGACCTGATGATCGCCATCGGGGTGATCATCATGATGCTGGGGTTCCTGGGCTGCTGGGGGGCCATCAGGGAGAACCGCTGCATGCTGCTCATG TTCTTCATCAGCCTCCTcgtcatcttcatcctcctgctggctgctggcATCCTGGGGGCCGTGGAGGGGAAGAag gtgaagGACTGGGTGAAGCAGCGTCTGGACAAACTCACGCCGCTGTCATCGCAGCCGGCCAACGTGAGGGACGACCTGGAGAAGCTGCAGGCcaag CTGAAGTGCTGCGGCCTCGCCAACGGGCCGGCGGACTGGGATGTAACTCCTCCCTCGTGTCGCTGCAACGCCACCGTGCCGGAGTGCCTCTCCGGCGTGTACAGCACG CCATGCTCCACCCAACTCATCACTCTGACAGAGAAAAACATGGAGGTGGTGCTGGGGATCGCCTTCGCCATCGCCATTCTGctg ATCTTCGGGATAGTCTTCTCTATGGTTCTCTACTGCCAGATTGGCAGGAAGGACGCCATCAGCACCGCCTGA
- the LOC119211393 gene encoding uncharacterized protein LOC119211393 isoform X2 — translation MVSLKEELLKALRDLKEEEFEEFKWWMKEDEIVEGYTGLPMEKVEKAIRTTMVDLMVQKYSGPGARKITAKILEKVGRNDLVQRFQNTSNDVTQEEKTERKNPDLKWVQQYAVDVTLDPDTVHPHLVLSADRKQVYHSDVRKTLPDHPKRFTRCVNVLGKQGFSLRRFYFEVQVKQKTAWALGVAKESINRKVRVKADPENGYWTLMMTAGEEYRVNSDDPIHLRLSCPLQKVGVFVDHEEGVVSFYDVEAAVHLYSFTGCSFTEKLYPFFTPFTNNGGENSAPLIISPVNQHLKTHFVTDQTEDYEKKKTELMSVQQFAVEVTLDPDTAHPNLILSGDGKQVYHGDLRKILPDTPERFYRCVNVLGEPGFSSGKFYFEVQVEHKTEWTVGVARESIERKGGITLGPGFGFWTICLDDEEYEAVDKPLVRLSLDHPVRKVGVFVDYEEGLVSFYNVDSADHLYSFSGCFFTEKLYPFFSPCTNGGGRNSAPLIISPVKKQVFGGKKEYEKRKAELQRVRQFAVEVTLDPDTAHPALILWDDRKQVSCGDVYKNLPDNDKRFKKCVNILGKESFSSGRFYFEVQVKGKTAWTVGVAKESINRAKSVVLSTQNGYWTLWLKNADEYEANDSPTVDLSLSRRIQKVGVFVDYEEGLVSFYDVDGAVHLYSFTGCSFTEKLYPFFSPSTNDEGLNSAPLTISPVPPSSQKEDGEKKAKLMSVQEFAVEVTLDPDTAHPSLILSGDGKQVYHGNVRKILPDTPARFYKCVNVLGEQTFSSGKFYFQVQVKNKNAWTLGVVKESIDRKGGIQLCPKKGFWTIWLRNGEYMANDVSVVKLSPNQPPQKVGVFVDCEERLVSFYDVDAQDLLYSFTSCSFSEKLVPYLSPCTNDDGINSAPLIVCPVN, via the exons ATGGTGTCACTTAAAGAGGAGCTCTTGAAAGCTCTACGGGACTTAAAAGAAGAGGAGTTTGAGGAATTCAAGTGGTGGATGAAGGAGGATGAAATCGTGGAGGGCTATACAGGCCTCCCAATGGAGAAAGTGGAGAAAGCAATAAGGACGACCATGGTGGATCTGATGGTCCAGAAGTATAGCGGACCCGGAGCCAGGAAGATCACCGCAAAGATTTTAGAAAAGGTTGGCAGAAATGATCTGGTGCAGCGATTCCAAAATACCAGCAACG atgttacCCAAGAAGAAAAGACTGAAAGAAAGAACCCAGATTTAAAGTGGGTCCAGCAGTACGCAGTGGATGTGACTCTGGACCCTGACACGGTCCATCCTCATCTCGTCCTGTCCGCTGACAGGAAACAAGTATATCACAGCGATGTGAGGAAGACGCTACCGGACCACCCCAAGCGATTTACCAGATGTGTGAACGTCTTAGGGAAGCAGGGTTTCTCTTTAAGAAGATTTTACTTTGAGGTTCAGGTAAAACAAAAGACTGCCTGGGCTTTGGGAGTGGCCAAGGAGTCAATCAACAGAAAGGTACGTGTCAAGGCGGACCCAGAGAACGGCTACTGGACCCTAATGATGACGGCTGGAGAGGAGTATAGAGTCAACAGTGATGATCCCATTCATCTCCGTCTGAGTTGCCCCCTTCAGAAAgtgggggtgtttgtggatCATGAAGAGGGCGTGGTCTCCTTTTATGACGTAGAGGCCGCAGTTCATCTCTACTCCTTTACCGGCTGCTCCTTCACCGAGAAGCTCTACCCCTTCTTCACTCCTTTCACTAACAATGGCGGTGAAAACTCAGCCCCTCTGATCATCTCTCCCGTCAACCAACATCTGAAAACGCATTTCGTCACCGATCAAACAGAAGATTATGAAAAGAAGAAGACCGAGCTTATGAGCGTGCAGCAGTTCGCGGTGGAGGTGACTCTGGATCCTGACACGGCGCATCCCAACCTCATCTTGTCTGGTGACGGGAAGCAAGTATACCACGGCGACTTGAGGAAGATTCTACCGGACACCCCGGAGAGATTCTACAGATGCGTCAACGTCTTGGGGGAGCCGGGTTTCTCATCTGGAAAATTTTACTTCGAGGTTCAGgttgaacacaaaactgaatgGACAGTAGGAGTGGCCAGAGAGTCGATTGAAAGGAAGGGAGGAATCACACTTGGTCCTGGCTTTGGTTTCTGGACCATTTGTTTGGATGATGAAGAATATGAGGCCGTTGATAAGCCCTTAGTCCGTCTCTCCCTGGATCACCCTGTGCGGAAGGTAGGGGTGTTTGTGGATTACGAGGAGGGCCTGGTCTCCTTTTACAATGTAGATAGCGCTGATCATCTCTACTCCTTTAGTGGCTGCTTCTTCACCGAGAAGCTCTACCCGTTCTTCAGTCCCTGTACGAACGGTGGCGGTAGAAACTCAGCCCCACTGATTATCTCGCCTGTCAAAAAACAAGTGTTTGGTGGGAAGAAAGAATATGAAAAGAGGAAGGCTGAGCTTCAGAGGGTGCGGCAGTTTGCGGTGGAGGTGACTCTGGATCCCGACACAGCTCATCCCGCTCTCATCCTGTGGGATGATAGAAAGCAAGTAAGCTGCGGGGATGTTTATAAAAACCTCCCGGACAACGATAAGAGGTTTAAAAAATGCGTTAACATCTTAGGAAAGGAAAGTTTCTCTTCAGGAAGATTTTACTTTGAAGTTCAGGTTAAGGGAAAGACCGCCTGGACCGTGGGAGTGGCCAAAGAGTCGATCAACAGAGCAAAAAGCGTCGTGCTGAGTACTCAAAATGGTTACTGGACACTGTGGTTGAAGAACGCAGATGAGTACGAGGCTAACGATAGCCCAACAGTGGATCTCTCTCTGAGTCGCCGCATTCAGAAGGTGGGGGTGTTCGTGGATTACGAGGAGGGCCTGGTCTCCTTTTACGATGTAGATGGCGCGGTGCATCTCTACTCCTTCACCGGCTGCTCCTTCACAGAGAAGCTCTACCCCTTCTTCAGTCCCTCTACCAATGACGAAGGTTTAAACTCCGCCCCTCTGACCATTTCTCCCGTCCCTCCCAGTAGtcaaaaagaagatggagaaaagaaGGCCAAGCTGATGAGCGTCCAGGAGTTCGCGGTGGAAGTGACTCTGGATCCCGACACGGCTCATCCCAGCCTCATCCTGTCTGGTGACGGTAAGCAAGTATACCACGGCAATGTGCGGAAGATTCTGCCGGACACCCCCGCGAGGTTCTATAAATGCGTGAACGTCTTGGGGGAGCAGACCTTCTCGTCTGGAAAATTTTACTTCCAGGTACAGGTTAAAAACAAGAACGCCTGGACCTTGGGAGTTGTTAAAGAGTCAATTGACAGGAAGGGAGGAATTCAGCTATGTCCCAAAAAGGGCTTCTGGACGATTTGGCTGAGGAACGGGGAGTACATGGCCAACGATGTATCAGTAGTGAAACTCTCCCCGAATCAACCTCCTCAGAAGGTGGGAGTGTTTGTGGATTGTGAGGAGCGTCTGGTCTCCTTTTACGACGTCGATGCTCAAGATCTTCTCTACTCCTTCACCAGCTGCTCCTTCTCAGAGAAGCTTGTTCCTTACTTAAGTCCCTGCACCAACGACGATGGTATAAACTCCGCCCCCTTGATCGTCTGTCCCGTCAATTGA
- the kics2 gene encoding KICSTOR subunit 2 isoform X2, with protein MAEAMEELRPVPRERAILESFFTQLGMFSFDRAKDYVEKEKDGSTKAAGPTWAPLLAALAHLAAAEKAYHHMTFLGQKMGGQSFFSRKDSIRTIYASLHNELRKVMTSGRHGQPGSASYLEDLLSHLSEQLCHFAQARTEMADLYEKMHSLGGQKSVNSEELVCTLEAVLHKYSSKFHHPILGRVEEGFQTEVDVVTQLLRCQAQVSEWRFLPALLSLHGATSKLAAWGQLFQRQKETRKHLFGGQSQKAVQPPHLYAWLQRFQAALLAKFSFYFHEALSRQAATAADMRALTARAAPDYHGKICSFIRKHDASNVSLVFDNRGSESFQGHGYHHPHSYREAPKGVEQFPAVVSLPSGERPLTHWPNVIMMMGDRAAELNAPDKVVHFYDDKVLSTYYLTRPEPHFTLVVIFDGRKSEKDAHIAGFLQEISGSLRNSKPFSSLKPGSKG; from the exons ATGGCGGAAGCGATGGAGGAGCTGCGGCCCGTTCCCCGCGAGCGGGCCATCCTGGAGAGCTTCTTCACGCAGCTCGGCATGTTCTCCTTCGACCGGGCCAAGGACTacgtggagaaggagaaggacggCAGCACCAAGGCCGCCGGGCCCACCTGGGCCCCGCTGCTCGCGGCTCTGGCTCACCTGGCCGCCGCGGAGAAGGCCTACCACCACATGACGTTCCTGGGGCAGAAGATGG GCGGCCAGAGCTTCTTCAGCCGCAAGGACTCCATCCGCACCATCTACGCCTCCCTCCACAACGAGCTGAGGAAGGTGATGACCTCGGGACGCCACGGCCAGCCAGGCTCCGCCTCCTACCTGGAGGACCTGCTGTCGCACCTGTCGGAGCAGCTGTGCCACTTCGCGCAGGCGCGCACGGAGATGGCCGACCTGTACGAGAAGATGCACTCGCTGGGCGGCCAGAAGAGCGTCAACTCCGAGGAGCTGGTGTGCACGCTGGAGGCCGTGCTGCACAAGTACAGCTCCAA gtTTCACCACCCCATCCTGGGCCGCGTGGAGGAGGGCTTCCAGACGGAGGTGGACGTGGTGACCCAGCTGCTGCGCTGCCAGGCCCAGGTGTCGGAGTGGCGCTTCCTGCCGGCGCTGCTCAGCCTGCACGGCGCCACCTCCAAGCTGGCCGCCTGGGGCCAGCTGTTCCAGCGGCAGAAGGAGACCCGCAAGCACCTGTTCGGGGGCCAGTCCCAGAAGGCCGTGCAGCCGCCGCACCTGTACGCCTGGCTGCAGCGCTTCCAGGCGGCGCTGCTCGCCAAGTTCAGCTTCTACTTCCACGAGGCGCTGAGCCGGCAGGCGGCGACGGCGGCGGACATGCGGGCGCTGACGGCGCGCGCGGCGCCCGACTACCACGGGAAGATCTGCAGCTTCATCCGCAAGCACGACGCCAGCAACGTGTCGCTGGTGTTCGACAACCGCGGCTCGGAGAGCTTCCAGGGCCACGGGTACCACCACCCGCACTCGTACCGCGAGGCGCCCAAGGGCGTGGAGCAGTTCCCCGCCGTGGTGTCGCTGCCCTCGGGCGAGCGCCCGCTCACGCACTGGCCCAACGTCATCATGATGATGGGCGACCGCGCGGCGGAGCTCAACGCGCCCGACAAGGTGGTGCACTTCTACGACGACAAGGTGCTGAGCACCTACTACCTGACGCGGCCCGAGCCGCACTTCACGCTCGTGGTCATCTTCGACGGCAGGAAGTCGGAGAAGGACGCGCACATCGCCGGCTTCCTGCAGGAGATCTCCGGCTCGCTGCGCAACTCCAAACCGTTCAGCAGCCTCAAGCCGGGCTCCAAGGGCTGA
- the kics2 gene encoding KICSTOR subunit 2 isoform X1 has product MAEAMEELRPVPRERAILESFFTQLGMFSFDRAKDYVEKEKDGSTKAAGPTWAPLLAALAHLAAAEKAYHHMTFLGQKMGGQSFFSRKDSIRTIYASLHNELRKVMTSGRHGQPGSASYLEDLLSHLSEQLCHFAQARTEMADLYEKMHSLGGQKSVNSEELVCTLEAVLHKYSSKWVSPPHPGPRGGGLPDGGGRGDPAAALPGPGVGVALPAGAAQPARRHLQAGRLGPAVPAAEGDPQAPVRGPVPEGRAAAAPVRLAAALPGGAARQVQLLLPRGAEPAGGDGGGHAGADGARGARLPREDLQLHPQARRQQRVAGVRQPRLGELPGPRVPPPALVPRGAQGRGAVPRRGVAALGRAPAHALAQRHHDDGRPRGGAQRARQGGALLRRQGAEHLLPDAARAALHARGHLRRQEVGEGRAHRRLPAGDLRLAAQLQTVQQPQAGLQGLTGASHELIMVLL; this is encoded by the exons ATGGCGGAAGCGATGGAGGAGCTGCGGCCCGTTCCCCGCGAGCGGGCCATCCTGGAGAGCTTCTTCACGCAGCTCGGCATGTTCTCCTTCGACCGGGCCAAGGACTacgtggagaaggagaaggacggCAGCACCAAGGCCGCCGGGCCCACCTGGGCCCCGCTGCTCGCGGCTCTGGCTCACCTGGCCGCCGCGGAGAAGGCCTACCACCACATGACGTTCCTGGGGCAGAAGATGG GCGGCCAGAGCTTCTTCAGCCGCAAGGACTCCATCCGCACCATCTACGCCTCCCTCCACAACGAGCTGAGGAAGGTGATGACCTCGGGACGCCACGGCCAGCCAGGCTCCGCCTCCTACCTGGAGGACCTGCTGTCGCACCTGTCGGAGCAGCTGTGCCACTTCGCGCAGGCGCGCACGGAGATGGCCGACCTGTACGAGAAGATGCACTCGCTGGGCGGCCAGAAGAGCGTCAACTCCGAGGAGCTGGTGTGCACGCTGGAGGCCGTGCTGCACAAGTACAGCTCCAAGTGG gtTTCACCACCCCATCCTGGGCCGCGTGGAGGAGGGCTTCCAGACGGAGGTGGACGTGGTGACCCAGCTGCTGCGCTGCCAGGCCCAGGTGTCGGAGTGGCGCTTCCTGCCGGCGCTGCTCAGCCTGCACGGCGCCACCTCCAAGCTGGCCGCCTGGGGCCAGCTGTTCCAGCGGCAGAAGGAGACCCGCAAGCACCTGTTCGGGGGCCAGTCCCAGAAGGCCGTGCAGCCGCCGCACCTGTACGCCTGGCTGCAGCGCTTCCAGGCGGCGCTGCTCGCCAAGTTCAGCTTCTACTTCCACGAGGCGCTGAGCCGGCAGGCGGCGACGGCGGCGGACATGCGGGCGCTGACGGCGCGCGCGGCGCCCGACTACCACGGGAAGATCTGCAGCTTCATCCGCAAGCACGACGCCAGCAACGTGTCGCTGGTGTTCGACAACCGCGGCTCGGAGAGCTTCCAGGGCCACGGGTACCACCACCCGCACTCGTACCGCGAGGCGCCCAAGGGCGTGGAGCAGTTCCCCGCCGTGGTGTCGCTGCCCTCGGGCGAGCGCCCGCTCACGCACTGGCCCAACGTCATCATGATGATGGGCGACCGCGCGGCGGAGCTCAACGCGCCCGACAAGGTGGTGCACTTCTACGACGACAAGGTGCTGAGCACCTACTACCTGACGCGGCCCGAGCCGCACTTCACGCTCGTGGTCATCTTCGACGGCAGGAAGTCGGAGAAGGACGCGCACATCGCCGGCTTCCTGCAGGAGATCTCCGGCTCGCTGCGCAACTCCAAACCGTTCAGCAGCCTCAAGCCGGGCTCCAAGGGCTGACCGGTGCCTCCCATGAGCTCATCATGGTTCTACTTTGA